A window of the Streptomyces sp. NBC_00250 genome harbors these coding sequences:
- a CDS encoding thiamine pyrophosphate-binding protein, producing MTHDHDLVLRPTEAQTTAALDPPAGRNGGDLVVETLTGLGATTVFGLPGQHALGMFDALRRSDLRYVGLRVENNAGFAADAYGRITGEAAPLLLSTGPGALMSLAALQEAAAASAPVLAIGSQIPVAGLGGGRHGYLHELRDQQASFRDVVKSVHTVRTQSQIPSAIAAAWESALTAPHGPVWVEIPQDVLLAETTLPVVTAMDATPEDIAPRPELTAVAAHLLANAERPAIIAGGGVVRSDASGKLLALAERLDIPVVTTFGGKGAFPWQHPLSLQSWLEDRHTTDFLEDADVLLVVGSGLGELSSNYHTFAPRGRVIQIEADAGKLESNHPALGIHADARLALQALLETVPERRDPTAPERVSAVLTKVRDRIAAQDLGLEQRIVAAVREALPDRSPSFWDMTILAYWAWSAFDPRFPNTMHSAQGAGGLGYGFPAALGAAAADPSRPVLAVSGDGGAMYSIAELATAKQYGLDVTWLIVDDGGYGILREYMTGAFGEATGTELSRPDFVALSESFGVPATLTTPETLTTDLAKSLATPGPSVVVLPALLRMFEPTHL from the coding sequence ATGACCCACGACCACGACCTGGTACTCCGGCCCACGGAGGCGCAGACGACCGCCGCGCTCGACCCGCCTGCCGGGCGCAACGGCGGCGACCTCGTCGTCGAGACCCTCACCGGCCTCGGCGCCACGACCGTCTTCGGCCTCCCCGGCCAGCACGCCCTCGGCATGTTCGACGCCCTGCGCCGCTCCGACCTCCGCTACGTCGGCCTCCGCGTGGAGAACAACGCGGGCTTCGCCGCCGACGCGTACGGCCGGATCACCGGCGAGGCGGCCCCGCTGCTGCTCTCCACCGGCCCCGGCGCGCTCATGTCGCTCGCCGCGCTCCAGGAGGCGGCCGCCGCCTCCGCCCCCGTCCTCGCGATCGGCAGCCAGATCCCGGTCGCCGGCCTCGGCGGCGGCCGGCACGGCTACCTCCACGAGCTGCGCGACCAGCAGGCGTCCTTCCGGGACGTCGTGAAGTCCGTCCACACGGTGCGTACGCAGTCCCAGATCCCCTCCGCGATCGCCGCGGCCTGGGAATCGGCGCTCACCGCCCCGCACGGACCGGTCTGGGTCGAGATCCCGCAGGACGTGCTCCTCGCCGAGACCACCCTGCCGGTCGTGACCGCGATGGACGCGACGCCCGAGGACATCGCCCCGCGCCCCGAGCTGACGGCGGTCGCGGCGCACCTCCTGGCGAACGCCGAGCGTCCGGCGATCATCGCGGGCGGCGGAGTCGTCCGCTCCGACGCCTCCGGCAAGCTCCTCGCGCTCGCGGAGCGGCTCGACATCCCCGTCGTGACGACCTTCGGCGGCAAGGGCGCCTTCCCCTGGCAGCACCCGCTGTCGCTCCAGTCCTGGCTGGAGGACCGGCACACCACCGACTTCCTGGAGGACGCCGACGTCCTCCTCGTCGTCGGCTCGGGGCTCGGCGAGCTGTCCTCGAACTACCACACGTTCGCCCCGCGCGGCCGGGTGATCCAGATCGAGGCGGACGCCGGGAAGCTGGAGTCCAACCACCCGGCGCTCGGCATCCACGCGGACGCCCGGCTCGCCCTCCAGGCACTCCTGGAGACCGTGCCGGAGCGCCGGGACCCCACCGCCCCCGAGCGGGTATCGGCCGTCCTGACGAAGGTCCGGGACCGGATCGCGGCGCAGGACCTCGGCCTGGAGCAGCGGATCGTCGCGGCCGTACGGGAGGCGCTCCCGGACCGCTCCCCGAGCTTCTGGGACATGACGATCCTGGCGTACTGGGCGTGGTCGGCCTTCGACCCCCGCTTCCCGAACACCATGCACTCGGCCCAGGGCGCCGGCGGCCTCGGCTACGGCTTCCCGGCGGCGCTCGGCGCGGCGGCGGCGGACCCGAGCCGGCCGGTGCTCGCGGTGTCCGGCGACGGCGGCGCGATGTACTCGATCGCGGAGCTGGCGACGGCGAAGCAGTACGGACTCGACGTGACGTGGCTGATCGTCGACGACGGCGGCTACGGCATCCTGCGCGAGTACATGACGGGCGCGTTCGGCGAGGCCACCGGCACGGAACTGTCCCGCCCGGACTTCGTGGCCCTGTCGGAGTCCTTCGGCGTCCCGGCGACCCTGACGACCCCGGAGACCCTGACGACGGACCTCGCGAAGTCCCTCGCCACCCCGGGCCCCTCGGTCGTCGTCCTCCCGGCCCTCCTGAGGATGTTCGAACCGACGCACCTGTGA
- the speB gene encoding agmatinase, producing MSSSDQNTPRGPIDSSRIPRYAGPATFARLPRLDEVGTADIAVVGVPFDSGVSYRPGARFGGNAIREASRLLRPYNPAQDASPFALAQVADAGDIAANPFNINEAVETIEAAADDLLNSGARMMTLGGDHTIALPLLRSVAKKHGPVALLHFDAHLDTWDTYFGAEYTHGTPFRRAVEEGILDTEALSHVGTRGPLYGKQDLTDDEKMGFGIVTSADIYRRGADEVADQLRQRIGDRPLYISIDIDCLDPAHAPGTGTPEAGGMTSRELLEILRGLSSCNLVSADVVEVAPAYDHAEITAVAASHTAYELTTIMSRQIAAGRASGAK from the coding sequence ATGAGCAGCAGCGACCAGAACACCCCGCGCGGCCCGATCGACTCGTCCCGCATCCCGCGGTACGCCGGTCCCGCGACGTTCGCCCGGCTGCCGCGACTCGACGAGGTCGGCACCGCCGACATCGCCGTGGTCGGCGTCCCCTTCGACAGCGGCGTCTCCTACCGCCCCGGCGCCCGCTTCGGCGGCAACGCCATCCGCGAGGCCTCCCGCCTGCTCCGCCCGTACAACCCGGCGCAGGACGCCTCCCCGTTCGCCCTCGCCCAGGTCGCGGACGCCGGTGACATCGCCGCCAACCCGTTCAACATCAACGAGGCCGTCGAGACGATCGAGGCCGCCGCGGACGACCTGCTGAACTCCGGCGCCCGCATGATGACCCTCGGCGGCGACCACACCATCGCCCTGCCGCTGCTCCGCTCCGTCGCCAAGAAGCACGGCCCCGTCGCCCTGCTCCACTTCGACGCGCACCTCGACACCTGGGACACCTACTTCGGCGCCGAGTACACCCACGGCACCCCGTTCCGCCGCGCCGTCGAGGAGGGCATCCTCGACACCGAGGCGCTCTCCCACGTCGGCACCCGCGGCCCGCTGTACGGCAAGCAGGACCTCACCGACGACGAGAAGATGGGCTTCGGCATCGTCACCTCGGCGGACATCTACCGCCGCGGCGCCGACGAGGTCGCCGACCAGCTCCGCCAGCGCATCGGCGACCGCCCGCTGTACATCTCCATCGACATCGACTGCCTCGACCCGGCCCACGCGCCCGGCACCGGTACCCCGGAGGCGGGCGGCATGACCTCCCGCGAGCTCCTGGAGATCCTCCGCGGCCTCTCCTCCTGCAACCTGGTGTCGGCGGACGTCGTCGAGGTCGCCCCGGCCTACGACCACGCCGAGATCACCGCGGTCGCCGCCTCCCACACCGCGTACGAACTGACGACGATCATGTCCCGCCAGATCGCGGCCGGCCGCGCCTCCGGCGCGAAGTAA